The following coding sequences lie in one Rutidosis leptorrhynchoides isolate AG116_Rl617_1_P2 chromosome 6, CSIRO_AGI_Rlap_v1, whole genome shotgun sequence genomic window:
- the LOC139855843 gene encoding heat shock cognate 70 kDa protein-like translates to MSKVMAKESGNDVVSAIGIDLGTTYSCVGAWKDGCIEIIPNDQGNKTTPSCVAFTDSQRFVGDAAKNQSLINSANTVFDAKRLIGRSFSDPQVQEDLKLWPFKVTEGLGDTPTIFISYKGKQKEFLAEEISSMILAKMKECAETYLGFDVKNAVVTVPAYFNDSQRQATKDAGTIAGLNIVRMINEPTAAAIAYGLNNKSAISGKINVVVFDLGGGTFDVSVMTVEKGDIFEVKGVAGDTHLGGQDFDNLMVEHCVKEFERKSKLDLTGNERALGRLRFACEKAKRILSSTTQTSIDLECLHEGVDFSLRFTRAKFEELNNSFFKKCIETVENCLSDVKMKKSCVDEIILVGGSTRIPKVQQMLQDFFYGKQLCKTENPDEAVAYGATVMAAKLSGTSDKSVQNVVLSDVTPLSLGLNTLGTKMSIVIPRNTPIPTSNAMNFTTTVDNQDSASIDIYQGERCKSTDNHFLGKFKLDGIPPAPKGVSKGKVYFQIDANGILIVTAGIEATGKMEKITINSEQRRLSNDKIEKMIKEAEEYKYEDIEFKKKVNARNELEDCLYELRNKIEENKVKKKKKVSAEMLKDMEKVIVDTTKWLKDNHDAPLSELQFKKVHLEFVFKLLI, encoded by the exons ATGAGTAAAGTAATGGCGAAAGAAAGTGGAAACGATGTCGTTTCAGCGATTGGGATTGATCTCGGAACAACGTATTCATGTGTTGGTGCATGGAAAGATGGCTGCATTGAGATCATACCTAATGATCAAGGCAACAAAACAACACCGTCTTGTGTTGCTTTCACTGATTCTCAACGTTTTGTTGGTGATGCCGCTAAAAACCAATCTCTTATCAACTCTGCTAACACTGTATTTG ATGCAAAGAGGTTAATTGGAAGGAGTTTCAGCGATCCCCAGGTGCAGGAAGACTTAAAGTTGTGGCCTTTTAAGGTTACAGAAGGGTTAGGCGACACACCAACGATTTTCATCTCATACAAAGGTAAACAGAAGGAATTTTTGGCTGAAGAAATTTCATCAATGATTCTTGCAAAAATGAAAGAATGTGCTGAGACTTATCTTGGATTTGATGTAAAAAATGCTGTTGTAACTGTCCCCGCATATTTTAACGATTCACAGCGTCAAGCTACAAAAGATGCAGGCACTATTGCTGGCTTAAACATTGTTCGTATGATCAATGAGCCTACGGCAGCTGCAATTGCTTATGGTCTAAATAATAAATCAGCTATTAGTGGGAAGATAAATGTGGTTGTGTTTGATTTGGGCGGTGGTACTTTTGATGTTTCCGTAATGACCGTTGAGAAAGGCGACATATTCGAGGTGAAAGGTGTTGCTGGTGACACTCATTTAGGAGGTCAGGATTTCGATAATCTAATGGTGGAACATTGTGTTAAGGAATTTGAAAGGAAATCAAAATTGGATTTAACCGGGAACGAAAGAGCTTTGGGGAGGTTGAGATTTGCTTGTGAGAAAGCTAAAAGGATTCTTTCGTCTACTACTCAAACGTCAATCGATTTGGAATGCTTACATGAGGGGGTTGATTTTTCTTTGAGATTCACTCGAGCGAAATTTGAAGAGCTGAACAATAGCTTCTTTAAAAAGTGCATCGAGACTGTTGAGAATTGTTTAAGCGATGTAAAAATGAAGAAGTCGTGTGTAGATGAGATAATTCTCGTTGGTGGGTCAACTAGGATACCGAAAGTCCAACAAATGTTGCAGGACTTTTTTTATGGTAAGCAGTTATGCAAAACTGAGAACCCTGATGAAGCGGTTGCGTATGGTGCAACCGTAATGGCTGCAAAGTTAAGCGGTACGAGTGATAAAAGTGTTCAAAATGTGGTGTTATCAGATGTAACTCCTTTATCACTCGGTTTAAATACACTAGGAACAAAAATGAGTATTGTGATTCCACGAAACACACCAATTCCTACGAGTAATGCTATGAATTTCACGACAACTGTTGACAACCAAGATTCCGCAAGTATCGACATATATCAAGGCGAAAGATGTAAATCTACAGATAACCATTTTTTGGGCAAGTTTAAACTTGATGGAATACCACCTGCTCCTAAAGGAGTCTCTAAAGGTAAGGTATACTTTCAGATAGATGCTAATGGTATTCTTATTGTTACTGCTGGGATCGAAGCTACTGGTAAGATGGAGAAAATTACAATTAACAGTGAACAAAGAAGGCTCTCTAATGATAAGATTGAGAAGATGATAAAAGAGGCTGAGGAGTACAAATATGAGGATATTGAATTTAAGAAGAAAGTGAATGCGCGTAATGAATTAGAAGATTGCTTGTATGAATTAAGGAATAAGATTGAAGAGAACAaggttaagaagaagaagaaggtgtcTGCTGAGATGTTGAAGGATATGGAGAAAGTGATTGTTGATACAACCAAGTGGCTTAAGGACAACCATGATGCACCTTTGTCTGAGCTTCAATTCAAAAAGGTTCACCTTGAGTTTGTTTTCAAACTACTGATTTAA